A genomic window from Salvia miltiorrhiza cultivar Shanhuang (shh) chromosome 5, IMPLAD_Smil_shh, whole genome shotgun sequence includes:
- the LOC130986223 gene encoding cytokinin riboside 5'-monophosphate phosphoribohydrolase LOG2, protein MGFSVSSSSSLWLNVNPPRRCRFTKIPSVAGNRKRTASLKITEIYRKAQTQSPRPVCCKFEGIDFEERTSPAEVKREIENCYELIRRLGRGVVYLGSARLGPGHPHFVRSFQLAKGIANLLDCATWSGAGPGLMDAVTKGALEAGKPVGGFKIGKEAGQWTATDVHPYLPLDSYLTCRFFSARKHGLVDAGVRAVSSEKTAFVALPGGIGTLDEAFEILALIQLQRIGSVLPVPFLVMNYDSFYSKLLDFIDDCEGWGTVSKGEVASLWKVCNTNSEALVYLAEYYGLSHTDGYRSISHLGEDGESVSSSSSSKIDVQ, encoded by the exons ATGGGTTTTTCAGTATCTAGTTCGAGTTCATTGTGGCTCAACGTGAATCCTCCGCGGCGATGTCGTTTTACGAAAATTCCCTCTGTTGCCGGAAATCGGAAGCGCACGGCGAGTTTGAAGATCACTGAGATTTATAGGAAAGCTCAAACTCAATCACCAAGGCCTGTTTGCTGCAAGTTTGAGGGCATTGATTTTGAGGAGAGAACCAGCCCTGCTGAG GtgaagagagaaattgagaactGCTATGAGCTTATACGAAGGCTTGGCAGAGGAGTAGTGTACTTAGGTTCAGCAAGATTGGGACCTGGGCATCCACATTTTGTGAGATCATTTCAGTTGGCGAAAGGA ATTGCCAACCTCTTAGATTGTGCTACGTGGTCGGGAGCTGGGCCGGGGCTAATGGATGCCGTCACTAAAGGCGCTCTTGAAGCAGGAAAGCCGGTTGGTGGATTCAAGATAGGCAAGGAAGCTGGACAATGGACTGCTACAGATGTTCATCCCTACCTACCATTAGATAGCTATCTAACGTGCAG GTTCTTTTCCGCGAGGAAGCATGGCCTGGTGGATGCTGGTGTTAGAGCTGTAAGCTCAGAAAAGACGGCTTTTGTTGCTCTGCCCGGTGGAATTGGCACTCTGGATGAGGCGTTTGAGATTTTGGCACTGATTCAACTTCAAAGGATTGGGTCCGTGCTTCCCGTTCCCTTCCTTGTTATGAACTATGATTCCTTCTACTCAAAACTGCTGGACTTTATAGATGATTGTGAGGGCTGGGGTACTGTCTCAAAAGGTGAAGTGGCATCCTTGTGGAAAGTATGCAATACCAACTCAGAAGCTTTGGTTTATTTGGCAGAATATTATGGACTTTCTCATACTGATGGATATAGGAGCATCTCCCACTTAGGAGAAGATGGTGAATCtgtatcttcttcttcttcgagtAAGATTGATGTGCAGTAA